A stretch of the Glycine soja cultivar W05 chromosome 13, ASM419377v2, whole genome shotgun sequence genome encodes the following:
- the LOC114380864 gene encoding chromatin structure-remodeling complex protein BSH-like isoform X1: MKTPISGFYRNPVKFRMPTAENLVPIRLDIEIEGQRYKDAFTWNPSDPDSEVVVFAKRTVKDLKLPPAFVTQIAQSIQSQLSEFRSYEGQDMYAGEKIVPIKLDLRVNHTLVKDQFLWDLNNFESDPEEFARIFCKDTGIEDPEVGPAIAFAIREQLYEIAIQSVVSARESRMSKKGRRGAEYTPVSKGGAAAVDLVKLFGPKSSVVRLGLLWLNVTGKERSGTYMNLLWTYYPTRKLMPLKRRKREISGEFAPWSATPHQKGI, from the exons ATGAAAACTCCGATTTCGGGTTTCTACAGAAACCCCGTGAAGTTCAGAAT GCCAACTGCGGAGAACTTGGTTCCCATTCGATTGGACATCGAAATCGAGGGGCAGAGATACAAGGACGCGTTCACTTGGAACCCTTCTG ATCCCGATTCCGAGGTTGTCGTCTTTGCAAAAAGGACTGTTAAAGACTTGAAGCTCCCTCCCGCCTTTGTAACACAAATTGCTCAATCAATTCAA TCACAGCTTTCGGAGTTTCGGTCCTATGAAGGCCAGGATATGTATGCTGGGGAGAAGATTGTTCCGATCAAG CTTGATCTTCGTGTTAATCATACGCTCGTGAAGGACCAGTTTTTATGG GACTTGAACAACTTTGAGAGTGACCCTGAAGAGTTTGCCAGAATCTTCTGCAAGGACACGGGCATTGAAGATCCTGAGGTTGGA CCAGCTATTGCCTTTGCTATCAGAGAGCAGCTTTATGAG attgcAATTCAAAGTGTGGTTTCAGCAAGAGAAAGCAGAATGAGCAAGAAGGGTCGTCGAGGGGCTGAATATACTCCAGTCAG TAAAGGAGGTGCAGCAGCAGTGGACTTGGTCAAGTTGTTTGGTCCGAAATCTAGTGTAGTTCG GCTTGGCCTGTTGTGGTTGAATGTAACAGGAAAAGAAAGGAGTGGGACGTATATGAACCTATTGTGGACCTACTATCCAACGAGGAAGTTGATGCCCTTGAAGCGAAGGAAGAGAGAAATTTCAGGTGAATTCGCCCCATGGTCAGCCACGCCACATCAGAAGGGTATATAG
- the LOC114380864 gene encoding chromatin structure-remodeling complex protein BSH-like isoform X2 encodes MKTPISGFYRNPVKFRMPTAENLVPIRLDIEIEGQRYKDAFTWNPSDPDSEVVVFAKRTVKDLKLPPAFVTQIAQSIQSQLSEFRSYEGQDMYAGEKIVPIKLDLRVNHTLVKDQFLWDLNNFESDPEEFARIFCKDTGIEDPEVGPAIAFAIREQLYEIAIQSVVSARESRMSKKGRRGAEYTPVSKGGAAAVDLVKLFGPKSSVVRKRKEWDVYEPIVDLLSNEEVDALEAKEERNFR; translated from the exons ATGAAAACTCCGATTTCGGGTTTCTACAGAAACCCCGTGAAGTTCAGAAT GCCAACTGCGGAGAACTTGGTTCCCATTCGATTGGACATCGAAATCGAGGGGCAGAGATACAAGGACGCGTTCACTTGGAACCCTTCTG ATCCCGATTCCGAGGTTGTCGTCTTTGCAAAAAGGACTGTTAAAGACTTGAAGCTCCCTCCCGCCTTTGTAACACAAATTGCTCAATCAATTCAA TCACAGCTTTCGGAGTTTCGGTCCTATGAAGGCCAGGATATGTATGCTGGGGAGAAGATTGTTCCGATCAAG CTTGATCTTCGTGTTAATCATACGCTCGTGAAGGACCAGTTTTTATGG GACTTGAACAACTTTGAGAGTGACCCTGAAGAGTTTGCCAGAATCTTCTGCAAGGACACGGGCATTGAAGATCCTGAGGTTGGA CCAGCTATTGCCTTTGCTATCAGAGAGCAGCTTTATGAG attgcAATTCAAAGTGTGGTTTCAGCAAGAGAAAGCAGAATGAGCAAGAAGGGTCGTCGAGGGGCTGAATATACTCCAGTCAG TAAAGGAGGTGCAGCAGCAGTGGACTTGGTCAAGTTGTTTGGTCCGAAATCTAGTGTAGTTCG GAAAAGAAAGGAGTGGGACGTATATGAACCTATTGTGGACCTACTATCCAACGAGGAAGTTGATGCCCTTGAAGCGAAGGAAGAGAGAAATTTCAGGTGA
- the LOC114381438 gene encoding uncharacterized protein LOC114381438: protein MASWKKTITTPFKKACTFFNQQPTSARDQKKSQTEQERQVMDLHGEVMACGYEDVQVMWSILDKSKSTNCNITSST, encoded by the exons ATGGCCTCTTGGAAGAAGACCATCACAACTCCATTCAAAAAGGCTTGCACTTTCTTTAACCAGCAACCAACATCTGCAAGGGATCAAAAGAAGTCTCAAACAG AGCAAGAGAGGCAAGTAATGGATCTGCACGGGGAAGTGATGGCATGTGGGTATGAAGATGTTCAAGTGATGTGGTCTATTCTGGATAAGTCGAAATCCACAAACTGCAATATAACCTCTTCAACCTGa